A section of the Oryza sativa Japonica Group chromosome 1, ASM3414082v1 genome encodes:
- the LOC136355445 gene encoding cytochrome P450 CYP72A616-like has protein sequence MILYEVLRLYPPGIGFVRQTYKEMEIGGVKYPAGVMIELPLLFIHHDPDIWGSDVNEFKSERFAEGISRASNDHGAFFPFGWGPRICMGQNFALLEAKMALCMILQRFEFELAPSYTHAPHIVLMLRPMHGAPIKLRAI, from the coding sequence ATGATACTTTACGAGGTTCTCCGCTTGTACCCGCCGGGAATTGGGTTTGTCCGGCAAACATACAAGGAGATGGAGATCGGTGGCGTCAAGTACCCTGCAGGCGTGATGATCGAGCTACCGTTGTTGTTCATCCACCATGACCCAGACATCTGGGGGAGCGATGTGAACGAGTTCAAATCGGAGAGGTTCGCCGAGGGGATCTCCAGGGCGTCCAACGATCATGGCGCGTTCTTCCCGTTTGGCTGGGGCCCGAGGATCTGCATGGGCCAGAACTTCGCGCTGCTCGAGGCCAAGATGGCGCTGTGTATGATTCTCCAGCGCTTCGAGTTCGAGCTAGCGCCGTCTTACACTCACGCTCCCCATATTGTGTTGATGCTGCGTCCGATGCATGGGGCACCAATTAAGCTTAGGGCAATCTGA
- the LOC4326657 gene encoding cytochrome P450 CYP72A616 yields the protein MLMMLGAASQWILAAAAAAAVAALLWLAVSTLEWAWWTPRRLERALRAQGIRGNRYRLFTGDVPENVRLNREARKKPLPLGCHDIIPRVLPMFSKAVEEHGKPSFTWFGPTPRVMISDPESIREVMSNKFGHYGKPKPTRLGKLLASGVVSYEGEKWAKHRRILNPAFHHEKIKRMLPVFSNCCTEMVTRWENSMSIEGMSEVDVWPEFQNLTGDVISKTAFGSSYEEGRRIFQLQAESAERIIQAFRTIFIPGYWFLPTKNNRRLREIEREVSKLLRGIIGKRERAIKNGETSNGDLLGLLVESNMRESNGKAELGMTTDEIIEECKLFYFAGMETTSVLLTWTLIVLSMHPEWQERAREEVLHHFGRTTPDYDSLSRLKIVTMILYEVLRLYPPVVFLTRRTYKEMELGGIKYPAEVTLMLPILFIHHDPDIWGKDAGEFNPGRFADGISNATKYQTSFFPFGWGPRICIGQNFALLEAKMAICTILQRFSFELSPSYIHAPFTVITLHPQHGAQIKLKKI from the exons ATGCTGATGATGCTAGGGGCGGCCTCCCAGTGGatcctggccgccgccgcggcggcggccgtggcggcgctgCTGTGGCTGGCCGTGTCGACGCTGGAGTGGGCCTggtggacgccgcggcggctggAGCGCGCCCTCCGGGCGCAGGGCATCCGGGGCAACCGGTACCGCCTCTTCACCGGCGACGTGCCGGAGAACGTCCGGCTCAACCGGGAGGCCCGGAAGAAGCCGCTGCCGCTCGGCTGCCACGACATCATCCCGCGCGTGCTGCCGATGTTCAGCAAAGCCGTTGAGGAGCACG GGAAACCATCATTCACTTGGTTTGGCCCAACGCCAAGAGTGATGATTTCAGACCCTGAATCAATAAGGGAAGTTATGTCTAATAAGTTTGGCCACTATGGCAAACCAAAGCCTACCCGTCTCGGAAAGTTGCTAGCCTCCGGAGTTGTAAGCTATGAAGGCGAGAAATGGGCAAAGCACCGGAGAATTCTGAATCCTGCCTTTCACCACGAGAAAATAAAG CGGATGCTGCCAGTTTTTTCTAACTGCTGCACGGAAATGGTTACAAGATGGGAGAATTCAATGTCTATTGAAGGAATGTCAGAGGTAGATGTTTGGCCTGAGTTCCAAAATCTTACAGGAGATGTCATATCAAAGACAGCATTCGGTAGCAGCTAtgaggaaggaaggagaattTTTCAGCTGCAAGCAGAGTCAGCCGAACGCATAATACAAGCCTTTCGGACAATTTTTATACCAGGATATTG GTTCTTACCAACTAAAAACAACAGAAGGTTGAGAGAAATTGAAAGAGAGGTCAGCAAACTTCTACGAGGAATAATTGGAAAGAGAGAGCGGGCTATTAAAAATGGTGAAACCAGTAATGGTGACTTGTTGGGCTTATTGGTGGAGTCAAATATGAGGGAGTCAAATGGGAAAGCAGAACTAGGAATGACTACGGACGAAATTATTGAGGAATGCAAGCTATTTTATTTTGCAGGAATGGAGACAACATCAGTATTGCTCACTTGGACATTAATTGTGCTAAGTATGCACCCAGAGTGGCAAGAGCGAGCAAGAGAAGAAGTGCTACACCACTTTGGAAGAACCACACCAGACTATGATAGCTTAAGTCGTCTGAAGATT GTAACAATGATTCTGTACGAGGTTCTTAGGTTGTATCCGCCAGTGGTGTTCTTGACCAGACGAACATACAAGGAAATGGAGCTCGGCGGCATCAAATATCCCGCTGAAGTGACCCTTATGTTGCCCATTTTATTTATTCACCATGATCCCGATATTTGGGGAAAAGATGCAGGTGAATTCAATCCAGGGAGGTTTGCTGATGGCATCTCCAACGCAACGAAGTATCAGACCTCTTTCTTTCCATTTGGATGGGGTCCCCGAATCTGCATCGGCCAGAACTTTGCACTATTGGAAGCCAAGATGGCTATCTGTACAATCCTTCAGCGGTTCTCCTTTGAGCTTTCACCATCGTACATCCACGCACCATTCACTGTGATAACTCTCCACCCACAGCATGGTGCACAAATTAAGCTGAAGAAAATCTAA